The DNA region CCGGCGGATTCGGCGGTGGCGGCGGCCTGGGTGACGTCTTCGGGGGACTGTTCAACCGTGGCGGCACCGGCACCCGTGTCCAGCCGCGACGCGGCCAGGACATCGAGTCCGAGGTCACGCTCAGCTTCACGGAGGCCGTCGACGGGGCCACGGTCCCGCTGCGGATGTCCAGCCAGGCTCCCTGCAAGGCATGCTCGGGCACCGGCGACAAGAACGGCACCCCGAGGGTCTGTCCGACCTGTGTCGGCACCGGACAGGTGTCACGCGGGACCGGCGGCGGCTTCTCGCTCACCGACCCCTGTGTGGACTGCAAGGGCCGGGGCCTGATCGCCCAGGACCCCTGCGAGGTCTGCAAGGGCAGTGGCCGGGCGAAGTCGGCGCGCACCATGCAGGTGCGGATTCCGGCGGGTGTGCTGGACGGCCAGCGGATCAGGCTGCGCGGCAAGGGCAGCCCGGGCGAGCGCGGCGGCCCGGCCGGCGACCTCTACGTCGTCGTCCACGTCGGCGCCCACCCGGTCTTCGGCCGCAAGGGCGACAACCTCACGGTCACCGTGCCCGTCACCTTCGTGGAGGCGGCACTCGGCGGCGAGGTGAAGGTCCCCACGCTCGGCGGGCCACCCGTCACCCTGAAGCTACCCCCCGGCACGCCGAACGGGCGTACGATGCGGGCCCGCGGCAAGGGGGCCGTGCGCAAGGACGGAACCCGGGGCGACCTGCTGGTCACCGTCGAGGTCTCCGTACCCAAGGACCTCGGCCCGGAGGCGCAGGACGCGCTGGAGGCCTACCGGAAGGCGACCGCCGGGGAGGACCCGCGGGCGGAGCTGTTCCAGGCTGCGAAGGGAGCTTGAGATGGACGGCCGTCGACGCAATCCGTACCAGCTGACGGACGAATCACCGGTCTACGTCATTTCGATCGCGGCCCAGCTCTCGGGCCTCCACCCGCAGACGCTGCGCCAGTACGACCGCCTCGGCCTGGTCTCGCCCGACCGCACGGCCGGACGCGGCCGGCGCTACTCCGCCCGGGACATCGAGCTGCTGCGCACGGTGCAGCAGCTGTCGCAGGACGAAGGCATCAACCTCGCGGGCATCAAGCGCATCATCGAGCTGGAGAACCAGGTCGCCGCCCTCCAGCAGCGTGTCGCCGAACTCTCGGCGGCCGTGGACGGCGCGGCCGTGGCCATGCAGCAGCGCGAGGCCCAGGTGCACGCCTCCTACCGGCGCGACCTCGTGCCGTACCAGGACGTGCAGCAGACCGGTGCGCTGGTGGTCTGGCGGCCCAAGAGGCCGAAGGACTGAGGCGGAGCCGCTCGGCCCCGCTCGCGTGAGGCAGGATCACCGGTTCGCCGGGGTCCTGCCTCCTCGTGCGTCCGGGCACGAGAGCCCGGGCGGGAGGGACGCGCCCATGCGTCACTCTCCGCCCGGCGGGATGTCCGGCGGCGGTTCCGTCACGCCGGGCGGAGTGCCGTCCGGCTCCGCGATGCCGGACCGCACGAGGCGCGCGCCCAACTGGGTACGGCTGTGTGCGTCGACCCTCTGCATGAGCTTGGAGATGTGGGAGCGGCACGTGCGGACGCTGATGCCCAGCTCACGGGCCACCTCGTCGTCGACGAGGCCCTCGACGAGGAGCCGGGCGATGCTCTGCTGGACGGCGGTGACACGGGTACCGGGGGCGGCGGACGGAAGCTGCCGGGTGTACGGGGTGGCCTGTGCCCACAGGACCTCGTAGACCCGGGTGAGGTAGCGGACCAGGGCCGGATGCCGGATCTCCAGGGCCACGTCCTCGTGGGGTGCCACCTGGGCGTAGGCCACGGTGCGGTCGAAGATGATGAGGCGGTCGACCCTCTGCTCGATGGTGCGCACCTCGAGGCGGTCGCCCGGCATCTGGGACAGGTACTCCCTGAGCCGCGGGCTGTAGCGCGCGGGATGCTGGTAGAGGTGCCTGAGGCGGGCGCCTCCGGCGATCGCGGCGCGGCCGTTGCCTATGGCCTGCCGGATGTGGTGCTCGAGGCGGTTGCCGCCCGGTTGCGCGGTCAGAACCTCTTCGGTGGCGCGTGCGGAGGCTTCCTCGAGCGCCGAGATGATCAGCGGCCTCCCCTCGAGCACGGTGATGGCGAGATTGGGGTCGTCGTTGGTGATCGTCGCCAGAGGCGCCAGCGTCCCGGCGAGAGCGGTGGTGAGCTGTATCCGCTCGTCGATCTCCCGGGCGATGGGCTGCAACAGGTAGGCCAGGGCGGCGGAGGCCGGCACGGGGCGTAGCCACGCGCTGTCGTCCGGGTCGGGGTGGACGAGGGCCAGCTCGAGCAGGCACGGGGCGGCCGCGAGGTCGCTGCGCGCGATGCGTCCGGCGCGCAACGCCTGCTTGTACAGGCTGACGGCCGGGGCGCAGAGTTCTCGGGTTCCGTGCGGATGCGCCCGCT from Streptomyces sp. B1I3 includes:
- the dnaJ gene encoding molecular chaperone DnaJ, with the translated sequence MSTKDFVEKDYYKVLGVPKDATDAEVKKAYRKLAREFHPDANKGDSKAEERFKEISEANDVLGDPKRRKEYDEARALFGNGGFRAGPGGAGGNFNFDLGDLFGGTPGGGQGGGAGGFGGGGGLGDVFGGLFNRGGTGTRVQPRRGQDIESEVTLSFTEAVDGATVPLRMSSQAPCKACSGTGDKNGTPRVCPTCVGTGQVSRGTGGGFSLTDPCVDCKGRGLIAQDPCEVCKGSGRAKSARTMQVRIPAGVLDGQRIRLRGKGSPGERGGPAGDLYVVVHVGAHPVFGRKGDNLTVTVPVTFVEAALGGEVKVPTLGGPPVTLKLPPGTPNGRTMRARGKGAVRKDGTRGDLLVTVEVSVPKDLGPEAQDALEAYRKATAGEDPRAELFQAAKGA
- a CDS encoding heat shock protein transcriptional repressor HspR, encoding MDGRRRNPYQLTDESPVYVISIAAQLSGLHPQTLRQYDRLGLVSPDRTAGRGRRYSARDIELLRTVQQLSQDEGINLAGIKRIIELENQVAALQQRVAELSAAVDGAAVAMQQREAQVHASYRRDLVPYQDVQQTGALVVWRPKRPKD
- a CDS encoding LuxR C-terminal-related transcriptional regulator, with protein sequence MDADEAKRAHPHGTRELCAPAVSLYKQALRAGRIARSDLAAAPCLLELALVHPDPDDSAWLRPVPASAALAYLLQPIAREIDERIQLTTALAGTLAPLATITNDDPNLAITVLEGRPLIISALEEASARATEEVLTAQPGGNRLEHHIRQAIGNGRAAIAGGARLRHLYQHPARYSPRLREYLSQMPGDRLEVRTIEQRVDRLIIFDRTVAYAQVAPHEDVALEIRHPALVRYLTRVYEVLWAQATPYTRQLPSAAPGTRVTAVQQSIARLLVEGLVDDEVARELGISVRTCRSHISKLMQRVDAHSRTQLGARLVRSGIAEPDGTPPGVTEPPPDIPPGGE